One Alnus glutinosa chromosome 3, dhAlnGlut1.1, whole genome shotgun sequence genomic region harbors:
- the LOC133864760 gene encoding uncharacterized protein LOC133864760: protein MKSLSSVGLGLSVVFGCLFLALVAELYYLLWWKKRLTNREIENDYSSPARELFYMFCWKRSSSLRHAALDPQELCSSAGITGTLVHESEAQLQMQSNKDFLLKPFGEDSMESEFMRLQDLSGPPRFLFTIIEETKEDLESEDSKSRGDKSEKDSRSRSLSDLLPTVETPYLTPLASPFFTPPLTPMDSCNQLGGFNPLFESAKDAEFNRMKSSPPPKFKFLQDAEEKLKRKLMEAAAVAEEKVHETDELVQEDRNKPPPSKSHKDEEEGSFITIIVDKYKERELNHHHLPQYHSSTSQVLPLPSSPSTFRAPIINKKTNLL from the coding sequence ATGAAATCTTTGAGTAGTGTAGGACTTGGTCTGAGTGTAGTTTTTGGCTGCCTTTTCTTGGCTCTTGTTGCTGAGCTTTACTACTTATTGTGGTGGAAGAAGAGGTTAACCAACAGAGAGATCGAAAATGACTACAGCAGCCCAGCAAGAGAGCTATTCTACATGTTTTGCTGGAAAAGGTCTTCTTCTTTGAGGCACGCAGCTTTGGATCCCCAAGAACTCTGCTCTTCTGCAGGAATCACAGGCACACTTGTCCATGAATCAGAAGCCCAGCTTCAGATGCAGTCAAACAAGGATTTTTTGCTCAAACCCTTTGGAGAGGATAGCATGGAGTCAGAGTTTATGAGGCTGCAAGACCTCTCAGGCCCTCCAAGATTCCTCTTCACAATTATAGAGGAAACGAAAGAGGATTTAGAATCTGAAGATAGCAAGTCTAGGGGTGATAAGAGTGAAAAGGATTCAAGAAGTAGGAGCTTGAGTGATTTGCTTCCAACTGTGGAGACTCCATATTTGACTCCTCTGGCTTCACCTTTTTTCACTCCCCCACTTACTCCTATGGACTCCTGCAACCAGCTTGGTGGATTCAACCCTCTCTTTGAATCAGCAAAAGATGCAGAGTTCAACAGGATGAAGTCCTCACCTCCTCCAAAATTCAAGTTCTTGCAGGATGCAGAGGagaaacttaaaagaaaactaatgGAAGCAGCAGCAGTAGCTGAAGAAAAGGTTCACGAGACTGATGAACTTGTTCAAGAAGACAGAAATAAACCTCCCCCGTCAAAGTCTCACAAAGATGAGGAGGAGGGGTCTTTCATCACAATCATTGTTGATAAGTACAAAGAAAGAGAGCttaatcatcatcatcttccccAGTACCATTCAAGCACTTCACAGGTTCTTCCTCTACCTTCCTCACCTTCAACATTCAGAGCACCTATTATTAACAAGAAGACCAATTTACTTTAA